In Bubalus kerabau isolate K-KA32 ecotype Philippines breed swamp buffalo chromosome 4, PCC_UOA_SB_1v2, whole genome shotgun sequence, one DNA window encodes the following:
- the FLOT2 gene encoding flotillin-2 isoform X1: MGNCHTVGPNEALVVSGGCCGSDYKQYVFGGWAWAWWCISDTQRISLEIMTLQPRCEDVETAEGVALTVTGVAQVKIMTEKELLAVACEQFLGKSVQDIKNVVLQTLEGHLRSILGTLTVEQIYQDRDQFAKLVREVAAPDVGRMGIEILSFTIKDVYDKVDYLSSLGKTQTAVVQRDADIGVAEAERDAGIREAECKKEMLDVKFMADTKIADSKRAFELQKSAFSEEVNIKTAEAQLAYELQGAREQQKIRQEEIEIEVVQRKKQIAVEAQEILRTDKELIATVRCPAEAEAHRIQQIAEGEKVKQVLLAQAEAEKIRKIGEAEAAVIEARGKAEAERMKLKAEAYQKYGDAAKMALVLDALPRIAAKIAAPLTKVDEIVVLSGDNSKVTSEVNRLLAELPASVHALTGVDLSKIPLIKKATGAQV, from the exons GGGGCTGTTGTGGTTCCGACTATAAACAGTATGTGTTTGGCGGCTGGGCCTGGGCTTGGTGGTGTATCTCCGACACTCAGAG GATTTCCCTAGAGATTATGACGTTGCAGCCCCGCTGTGAGGACGTAGAGACGGCCGAGGGGGTAGCTTTAACTGTGACGGGTGTCGCCCAG GTGAAGATCATGACCGAGAAGGAGCTCCTGGCTGTGGCCTGTGAGCAGTTCCTGGGCAAGAGCGTGCAAGACATCAAGAACGTCGTCCTGCAGACACTGGAGGGACACCTGCGCTCCATCCTCG GGACCCTGACAGTGGAGCAGATTTATCAGGACCGGGACCAGTTTGCCAAGCTGGTGCGGGAGGTGGCAGCCCCTGATGTCGGCCGCATGGGCATCGAGATTCTCAGCTTCACCATCAAG gacGTGTATGACAAAGTGGACTATCTGAGCTCCCTGGGCAAGACACAGACTGCTGTGGTCCAGAGAGATGCCGACATCGGAGTAGCCGAGGCCGAACGGGACGCAGGCATCCGG GAAGCCGAGTGCAAGAAGGAGATGTTGGACGTGAAGTTCATGGCTGACACCAAGATCGCTGACTCCAAGCGAGCCTTCGAGCTGCAGAAGTCGGCCTTCAGCGAGGAGGTCAACATCAAG ACGGCTGAGGCCCAGCTGGCTTATGAGCTGCAAGGGGCGCGTGAGCAGCAGAAGATCCGTCAGGAAGAGATTGAGATCGAGGTCGTGCAGCGCAAGAAGCAGATTGCCGTGGAGGCGCAGGAGATTCTGCGCACCGACAAGGAACTCATCGCCACCGTGCGCTGCCCCGCCGAGGCCGAGGCCCACCGCATACAGCAGATCGCAGAGGGCGAGAA GGTGAAGCAGGTCCTCCTGGCTCAGGCAGAAGCAGAGAAGATCCGCAAAATCGGGGAGGCAGAGGCGGCAGTCATTGAGGCAAGGGGCAAGGCAGAGGCTGAGCGGATGAAACTCAAGGCCGAGGCCTACCAGAAATATGGAGACGCAGCCAAGATGGCCTTGGTGTTGGACGCCCTGCCCCGG ATTGCTGCCAAAATTGCCGCCCCACTGACCAAAGTCGATGAGATTGTGGTCCTCAGTGGGGACAACAGCAAGGTGACATCAGAAGTGAACCGACTGCTGGCCGAGCTGCCCGCCTCTGTGCATGCCCTGACGGGCGTGGACTTGTCTAAG ATACCGCTGATCAAGAAGGCCACCGGTGCACAGGTGTGA
- the FLOT2 gene encoding flotillin-2 isoform X2, translating to MGNCHTVGPNEALVVSGGCCGSDYKQYVFGGWAWAWWCISDTQRLSLEVMTILCRCENIETSEGVPLFVTGVAQVKIMTEKELLAVACEQFLGKSVQDIKNVVLQTLEGHLRSILGTLTVEQIYQDRDQFAKLVREVAAPDVGRMGIEILSFTIKDVYDKVDYLSSLGKTQTAVVQRDADIGVAEAERDAGIREAECKKEMLDVKFMADTKIADSKRAFELQKSAFSEEVNIKTAEAQLAYELQGAREQQKIRQEEIEIEVVQRKKQIAVEAQEILRTDKELIATVRCPAEAEAHRIQQIAEGEKVKQVLLAQAEAEKIRKIGEAEAAVIEARGKAEAERMKLKAEAYQKYGDAAKMALVLDALPRIAAKIAAPLTKVDEIVVLSGDNSKVTSEVNRLLAELPASVHALTGVDLSKIPLIKKATGAQV from the exons GGGGCTGTTGTGGTTCCGACTATAAACAGTATGTGTTTGGCGGCTGGGCCTGGGCTTGGTGGTGTATCTCCGACACTCAGAG ACTGTCTCTGGAGGTTATGACCATCCTGTGTCGCTGTGAGAATATTGAGACGTCGGAGGGGGTCCCGCTATTCGTAACAGGGGTTGCACAG GTGAAGATCATGACCGAGAAGGAGCTCCTGGCTGTGGCCTGTGAGCAGTTCCTGGGCAAGAGCGTGCAAGACATCAAGAACGTCGTCCTGCAGACACTGGAGGGACACCTGCGCTCCATCCTCG GGACCCTGACAGTGGAGCAGATTTATCAGGACCGGGACCAGTTTGCCAAGCTGGTGCGGGAGGTGGCAGCCCCTGATGTCGGCCGCATGGGCATCGAGATTCTCAGCTTCACCATCAAG gacGTGTATGACAAAGTGGACTATCTGAGCTCCCTGGGCAAGACACAGACTGCTGTGGTCCAGAGAGATGCCGACATCGGAGTAGCCGAGGCCGAACGGGACGCAGGCATCCGG GAAGCCGAGTGCAAGAAGGAGATGTTGGACGTGAAGTTCATGGCTGACACCAAGATCGCTGACTCCAAGCGAGCCTTCGAGCTGCAGAAGTCGGCCTTCAGCGAGGAGGTCAACATCAAG ACGGCTGAGGCCCAGCTGGCTTATGAGCTGCAAGGGGCGCGTGAGCAGCAGAAGATCCGTCAGGAAGAGATTGAGATCGAGGTCGTGCAGCGCAAGAAGCAGATTGCCGTGGAGGCGCAGGAGATTCTGCGCACCGACAAGGAACTCATCGCCACCGTGCGCTGCCCCGCCGAGGCCGAGGCCCACCGCATACAGCAGATCGCAGAGGGCGAGAA GGTGAAGCAGGTCCTCCTGGCTCAGGCAGAAGCAGAGAAGATCCGCAAAATCGGGGAGGCAGAGGCGGCAGTCATTGAGGCAAGGGGCAAGGCAGAGGCTGAGCGGATGAAACTCAAGGCCGAGGCCTACCAGAAATATGGAGACGCAGCCAAGATGGCCTTGGTGTTGGACGCCCTGCCCCGG ATTGCTGCCAAAATTGCCGCCCCACTGACCAAAGTCGATGAGATTGTGGTCCTCAGTGGGGACAACAGCAAGGTGACATCAGAAGTGAACCGACTGCTGGCCGAGCTGCCCGCCTCTGTGCATGCCCTGACGGGCGTGGACTTGTCTAAG ATACCGCTGATCAAGAAGGCCACCGGTGCACAGGTGTGA
- the FLOT2 gene encoding flotillin-2 isoform X3 has translation MTLQPRCEDVETAEGVALTVTGVAQVKIMTEKELLAVACEQFLGKSVQDIKNVVLQTLEGHLRSILGTLTVEQIYQDRDQFAKLVREVAAPDVGRMGIEILSFTIKDVYDKVDYLSSLGKTQTAVVQRDADIGVAEAERDAGIREAECKKEMLDVKFMADTKIADSKRAFELQKSAFSEEVNIKTAEAQLAYELQGAREQQKIRQEEIEIEVVQRKKQIAVEAQEILRTDKELIATVRCPAEAEAHRIQQIAEGEKVKQVLLAQAEAEKIRKIGEAEAAVIEARGKAEAERMKLKAEAYQKYGDAAKMALVLDALPRIAAKIAAPLTKVDEIVVLSGDNSKVTSEVNRLLAELPASVHALTGVDLSKIPLIKKATGAQV, from the exons ATGACGTTGCAGCCCCGCTGTGAGGACGTAGAGACGGCCGAGGGGGTAGCTTTAACTGTGACGGGTGTCGCCCAG GTGAAGATCATGACCGAGAAGGAGCTCCTGGCTGTGGCCTGTGAGCAGTTCCTGGGCAAGAGCGTGCAAGACATCAAGAACGTCGTCCTGCAGACACTGGAGGGACACCTGCGCTCCATCCTCG GGACCCTGACAGTGGAGCAGATTTATCAGGACCGGGACCAGTTTGCCAAGCTGGTGCGGGAGGTGGCAGCCCCTGATGTCGGCCGCATGGGCATCGAGATTCTCAGCTTCACCATCAAG gacGTGTATGACAAAGTGGACTATCTGAGCTCCCTGGGCAAGACACAGACTGCTGTGGTCCAGAGAGATGCCGACATCGGAGTAGCCGAGGCCGAACGGGACGCAGGCATCCGG GAAGCCGAGTGCAAGAAGGAGATGTTGGACGTGAAGTTCATGGCTGACACCAAGATCGCTGACTCCAAGCGAGCCTTCGAGCTGCAGAAGTCGGCCTTCAGCGAGGAGGTCAACATCAAG ACGGCTGAGGCCCAGCTGGCTTATGAGCTGCAAGGGGCGCGTGAGCAGCAGAAGATCCGTCAGGAAGAGATTGAGATCGAGGTCGTGCAGCGCAAGAAGCAGATTGCCGTGGAGGCGCAGGAGATTCTGCGCACCGACAAGGAACTCATCGCCACCGTGCGCTGCCCCGCCGAGGCCGAGGCCCACCGCATACAGCAGATCGCAGAGGGCGAGAA GGTGAAGCAGGTCCTCCTGGCTCAGGCAGAAGCAGAGAAGATCCGCAAAATCGGGGAGGCAGAGGCGGCAGTCATTGAGGCAAGGGGCAAGGCAGAGGCTGAGCGGATGAAACTCAAGGCCGAGGCCTACCAGAAATATGGAGACGCAGCCAAGATGGCCTTGGTGTTGGACGCCCTGCCCCGG ATTGCTGCCAAAATTGCCGCCCCACTGACCAAAGTCGATGAGATTGTGGTCCTCAGTGGGGACAACAGCAAGGTGACATCAGAAGTGAACCGACTGCTGGCCGAGCTGCCCGCCTCTGTGCATGCCCTGACGGGCGTGGACTTGTCTAAG ATACCGCTGATCAAGAAGGCCACCGGTGCACAGGTGTGA